From Sphingomonas sp. Leaf357, the proteins below share one genomic window:
- a CDS encoding M48 family metallopeptidase, translated as MAACLAATPPAFAKGDAIPALPTYTAAYEPQGVDERGLWMQMDEAERALRDSKAVINDPGLVQYVRDVVCRTVGEDRCRTVRVYILRDASFNASMAPNGMMLVHTGLLLRARSEAELAAILGHEFAHFELRHSLNGFKQRRTATDIFEWAGVVVSGAVAVGGRGAYQVARAARSVQMSAVRSIFSNSREQERQADRLSMAYLRTSPYDPQCFSQIWSRLMDEADATAHGRRQRSRRYDKVSFFATHPTDLERATYLREIADGMNKSGADAAERYRTALTAWHPQLLADQIRLNDFEGTDYLLTGLARDRWTASLLFARGELYRTRGHPRDLVSAVSFYRDAIAQDATNAEAYRGMGLAQLRSRDPQAAETLKKYLAMKPDASDNAMISTLLQ; from the coding sequence ATGGCGGCGTGCCTAGCCGCGACGCCACCGGCGTTCGCCAAGGGCGACGCGATCCCGGCGCTGCCAACCTATACCGCGGCGTACGAGCCGCAGGGGGTGGACGAGCGCGGGCTGTGGATGCAGATGGACGAAGCCGAGCGCGCGCTGCGCGATTCCAAGGCCGTCATCAACGACCCCGGACTGGTCCAATATGTCCGCGATGTCGTGTGCCGGACGGTGGGCGAGGACCGATGCCGGACGGTACGGGTCTACATCCTGCGCGATGCCAGCTTCAACGCATCGATGGCGCCGAACGGCATGATGCTGGTGCATACCGGCCTGTTGCTGCGGGCGCGTAGCGAAGCCGAGCTGGCGGCGATCCTGGGGCACGAATTCGCGCATTTCGAACTGCGTCACTCCCTGAACGGTTTCAAGCAGCGCCGCACCGCGACCGATATCTTCGAATGGGCCGGTGTCGTGGTGTCGGGGGCGGTCGCCGTCGGTGGGCGCGGGGCGTACCAAGTGGCGCGGGCCGCGCGGTCGGTGCAGATGAGTGCCGTTCGTTCGATCTTTTCCAATTCGCGCGAGCAGGAGCGGCAGGCCGATCGCCTGTCGATGGCCTATCTCAGGACCTCGCCGTACGATCCGCAATGCTTCTCGCAGATCTGGAGCCGCCTGATGGACGAGGCCGATGCCACGGCGCACGGCCGCAGACAGCGCAGCAGGCGGTATGACAAGGTGTCGTTCTTCGCCACGCACCCGACCGACCTCGAACGCGCGACGTATCTGCGCGAGATCGCCGATGGGATGAACAAGTCCGGCGCGGACGCGGCCGAGCGCTATCGCACGGCGCTGACCGCGTGGCATCCGCAATTGCTGGCCGACCAGATCAGGCTCAACGACTTCGAGGGCACGGATTATCTGCTGACCGGGTTGGCCCGGGATCGCTGGACCGCGTCGCTGTTGTTCGCCCGCGGCGAATTGTACCGCACGCGCGGCCATCCGCGCGATCTGGTGTCGGCGGTCTCGTTCTACCGCGATGCCATCGCGCAGGATGCGACCAACGCCGAGGCGTATCGCGGTATGGGCCTGGCGCAGTTGCGCAGTCGGGATCCGCAAGCGGCGGAGACGCTGAAAAAGTA
- the gatB gene encoding Asp-tRNA(Asn)/Glu-tRNA(Gln) amidotransferase subunit GatB — MVVSAYTLRGNTGDWEVVVGLEVHAQVTSNAKLFSGAATAFGAEPNTQVSLVDAAMPGMLPVPNRECIRQAVRTGMAIDAVINPWSRFDRKNYFYADLPQGYQISQLYHPLVGEGAIDISLDDKNPDASGKRIGVERIHVEQDAGKLMHDQHPTRSYVDLNRSGVALMEIVSKPDLASPAEAGAYLRKLRSILRYVGSCDGNMEEGSMRADVNVSVRKVGDPELGTRTETKNVNSVRFVMAVVEQEAKRQIEVIEDGGKIVQETRLYDPDRNETRSMRSKEDAHDYRYFPDPDLLPLELDQAFLDECRASLPELPDAKRARYEALGVTPYHAAVLTAEVENARWFDALLDTGTKPVAAANWVTSELFGALNRLGKDIGSSPITPDGAAELLGLVADGTLSGSLAKQVFEIMLETGQGAGTVVEERGLKQTSDTGEIEKVIAEVMAANADKVADYRGGKDKLFGFFVGQTMKAMGGKANPGVVNDLLKTALG; from the coding sequence TTGGTGGTGAGCGCATATACTCTTCGCGGCAACACCGGCGATTGGGAGGTCGTGGTCGGCCTCGAAGTGCACGCGCAGGTGACGTCGAACGCCAAATTGTTCTCGGGCGCGGCGACCGCCTTCGGGGCGGAGCCGAACACGCAGGTGTCGCTGGTCGATGCGGCGATGCCGGGGATGTTGCCGGTGCCGAACCGCGAGTGCATCCGCCAGGCGGTGCGCACCGGCATGGCGATCGACGCCGTGATCAATCCGTGGTCGCGTTTCGACCGCAAGAACTACTTCTATGCCGATCTGCCGCAGGGCTATCAGATCAGCCAGCTGTACCATCCGCTGGTCGGCGAGGGCGCGATCGACATCAGCCTGGACGACAAGAATCCGGACGCGAGCGGCAAGCGGATCGGCGTCGAGCGCATCCATGTCGAGCAGGATGCCGGCAAGCTGATGCACGATCAGCATCCGACGCGATCCTATGTCGATCTCAACCGGTCGGGCGTGGCGCTGATGGAGATCGTGTCGAAGCCGGACCTCGCGTCTCCCGCCGAAGCGGGGGCGTATCTGCGCAAGCTGAGGTCGATCCTGCGCTATGTCGGGTCGTGCGACGGAAATATGGAAGAGGGTTCGATGCGCGCCGACGTCAATGTCAGCGTGCGCAAGGTCGGCGATCCGGAACTCGGCACGCGGACCGAGACGAAGAACGTCAATTCGGTGCGCTTCGTGATGGCGGTGGTCGAGCAGGAGGCCAAGCGCCAGATCGAGGTGATCGAGGACGGCGGCAAGATCGTGCAGGAAACGCGCCTGTACGATCCCGACCGGAACGAGACGCGGTCGATGCGCTCGAAGGAAGATGCGCACGATTACCGCTACTTCCCCGACCCCGATCTGTTGCCGCTGGAACTCGATCAGGCATTTCTCGACGAATGCCGCGCAAGTCTGCCCGAACTGCCCGACGCCAAGCGGGCGCGGTACGAGGCGCTGGGCGTCACGCCGTATCATGCGGCGGTGCTGACGGCCGAGGTGGAGAATGCGCGCTGGTTCGATGCGCTGCTGGATACGGGTACCAAGCCGGTCGCGGCGGCGAACTGGGTGACGTCGGAACTGTTCGGTGCGCTCAACCGGCTGGGCAAGGATATCGGCAGTTCGCCGATCACGCCCGACGGCGCGGCCGAACTGCTCGGCCTCGTCGCGGACGGCACGCTTTCGGGCAGTCTCGCCAAGCAGGTGTTCGAGATCATGCTCGAAACCGGGCAGGGCGCGGGCACCGTGGTCGAGGAACGCGGCCTGAAGCAGACCAGCGACACGGGCGAGATCGAGAAGGTGATCGCCGAGGTGATGGCGGCCAATGCCGACAAGGTCGCCGACTATCGCGGCGGCAAGGACAAGCTGTTCGGCTTCTTCGTCGGCCAGACGATGAAGGCGATGGGCGGCAAGGCCAATCCGGGCGTGGTGAACGACCTGCTGAAGACGGCGCTGGGGTGA
- the gatA gene encoding Asp-tRNA(Asn)/Glu-tRNA(Gln) amidotransferase subunit GatA: protein MSELTDLGVAAIRDGVRDGTFSAREVAEAFNANVAKAKVLNAFLVETPDHALAAAEVADAARAAGETLKPLAGVPIGMKDLFCTKGVASTAASLILEGFTPPYESTVSGKLWDAGAGMLGKLNMDQFAMGSSNETSAFGNVISPWRRSDGGNAALAPGGSSGGSSAAIAARLCPAATGTDTGGSIRQPAAFVGISGIKPTYGRCSRWGVVAFASSLDQAGPMARDVRDCAIMLEAMAGFDPKDATSLDLPVPKWEAGLSGDLKGKRIGIPKEYRVDNMPAEIDALWQQGIAWAKDAGAEIVEVSLPHTKYALPAYYIIAPAEASSNLARYDGVRYGLRDLPEGAGLQDMYAATRAAGFGPEVKRRIMIGTYVLSAGFYDAYFTQASKVRALIARDFDRAWEHCDLLLTPTAPSAAFALGEKSADPIAMYLNDVFTVPSSLAGLPAMSVPGGLDANDLPLGLQIIGKALDEQGVLNAGLALEERAGFTARAEAWW, encoded by the coding sequence GTGAGTGAATTGACCGATCTCGGCGTGGCCGCCATTCGGGACGGCGTGCGTGATGGCACGTTTTCGGCGCGCGAAGTGGCCGAGGCATTCAACGCCAATGTCGCCAAGGCGAAGGTGTTGAACGCCTTCCTCGTCGAAACCCCGGACCATGCGCTGGCCGCCGCCGAGGTCGCCGATGCGGCGCGTGCCGCCGGCGAGACGCTAAAGCCATTGGCCGGCGTGCCGATCGGCATGAAGGACCTGTTCTGCACCAAGGGCGTGGCCTCGACCGCCGCCAGCCTGATCCTCGAAGGCTTCACGCCGCCGTACGAATCCACCGTGTCGGGCAAATTGTGGGATGCCGGCGCTGGGATGCTCGGCAAGCTGAACATGGACCAGTTCGCGATGGGATCGTCCAACGAGACCAGCGCGTTCGGCAACGTGATCTCGCCGTGGCGGCGGAGCGACGGCGGCAATGCCGCGCTCGCACCGGGCGGATCTTCGGGTGGGTCTTCGGCGGCGATCGCGGCGCGGTTGTGCCCGGCGGCGACCGGCACCGACACCGGCGGTTCGATCCGCCAGCCGGCCGCGTTCGTCGGTATTTCCGGCATCAAGCCGACCTATGGCCGCTGCTCGCGCTGGGGCGTGGTGGCGTTCGCCTCGTCGCTCGACCAGGCGGGGCCGATGGCGCGGGACGTGCGGGATTGCGCGATCATGCTGGAGGCGATGGCCGGGTTCGATCCCAAGGACGCGACCTCGCTCGACCTGCCCGTGCCGAAGTGGGAAGCGGGTTTGTCCGGCGATCTCAAGGGCAAGCGGATCGGGATTCCGAAGGAATATCGCGTCGACAACATGCCGGCCGAGATCGACGCCTTGTGGCAGCAGGGCATCGCCTGGGCGAAGGATGCCGGCGCGGAGATCGTCGAGGTTTCGCTGCCGCACACCAAATATGCGCTGCCGGCCTATTACATCATCGCGCCGGCCGAGGCGTCCTCGAACCTCGCCCGCTATGACGGCGTGCGGTACGGCCTGCGCGATCTGCCCGAGGGGGCAGGACTTCAGGACATGTATGCCGCAACCCGCGCCGCCGGCTTCGGGCCGGAGGTGAAGCGCCGCATCATGATCGGCACATACGTTTTGTCGGCCGGTTTCTACGATGCGTATTTCACGCAGGCCTCGAAGGTCCGCGCGCTCATCGCTCGCGATTTCGACCGGGCTTGGGAGCATTGCGACCTGCTGCTCACCCCGACCGCGCCCAGCGCCGCGTTCGCGCTGGGCGAGAAGAGCGCCGATCCGATCGCGATGTATCTGAACGACGTGTTCACCGTGCCGTCCTCGCTGGCCGGCCTGCCGGCGATGAGCGTGCCGGGCGGGCTGGATGCCAACGACCTGCCGCTGGGGCTGCAGATCATCGGCAAGGCGCTGGACGAGCAGGGCGTGCTGAACGCGGGTCTGGCATTGGAGGAACGCGCTGGATTTACCGCGCGGGCGGAGGCTTGGTGGTGA
- the gatC gene encoding Asp-tRNA(Asn)/Glu-tRNA(Gln) amidotransferase subunit GatC — translation MSVDIATVKKIASLARIAITDDEAARIAPELDNIMGWIEQLGEVDTSDVAPMTAVIPNHLRLRDDVVTDGGVRDAVLSNAPQAEHGFFTVPKVIE, via the coding sequence ATGTCAGTTGATATCGCAACCGTGAAGAAGATCGCGAGCCTCGCCCGCATCGCGATCACCGATGACGAGGCGGCGCGCATCGCGCCGGAACTCGACAACATCATGGGCTGGATCGAGCAGTTGGGCGAGGTCGACACGAGCGACGTTGCGCCGATGACCGCGGTGATCCCCAACCATCTGCGCCTGCGCGACGATGTCGTGACGGATGGCGGCGTGCGCGATGCGGTGCTGTCGAATGCGCCACAGGCCGAGCATGGCTTCTTCACCGTGCCGAAGGTGATCGAATGA
- a CDS encoding DUF4153 domain-containing protein: MDGESDAMGDFDTRDAEAAESWRARPFILAGIGIVAAVLVQQLIHRADGYFWSPVTLPAWRVALAIGIAGSAAAIGFSLERVRISWAIGFAAAIGLVAGLVFYWNGEPGWGFFSDWRSASLVLALAILVPLFQTARDEGAARFPYVEVHGHAWTNVVLWCACWAFTGVVFALTLLLAALFDLIGLHFLRDLLRHYWFDAALFGAAFGGALGLFRERDRVVRLLQRVVTAVLGVLAPVLGVGLLVFLVSLPFTGLGTLWEATRATTPILLGCVIGALILANAVIGNGADEELHNPVLRWGAMTLALAILPLATIAAIATGLRIGQYGLTPDRLWALTFVILACAYGLAYFVSLLLGRARWADRARPANLRLAFVVAGLALFLATPLLSFNALSTRDQVARLESGRIAPDKFDWAALAFDFGDAGKLALKRLTASSNAAIKARAVAASTKTNRYELFDVGAQIRSADQLTKRLRVLPRAVPVPEDLRKLLTDWTACTANDKNRCTLLYASGSAEAIALRDTCIDELRSQDGKAKAPVIRIDRCGPAHFILRDGKWRELRDNEKAPIDEAQIEALKAALAAGRVDVRPVTVRQVFVGGVPVGEPFE, from the coding sequence GTGGACGGGGAGAGCGATGCGATGGGCGATTTCGACACGCGAGACGCGGAGGCCGCGGAGAGCTGGCGCGCGCGGCCGTTCATCCTGGCGGGGATCGGGATCGTGGCGGCGGTACTGGTCCAGCAATTGATCCACCGGGCCGACGGATATTTCTGGTCGCCGGTGACCCTGCCGGCGTGGCGCGTCGCGCTGGCGATCGGCATTGCGGGGTCGGCGGCCGCGATCGGCTTCTCGCTCGAACGGGTGCGGATCAGCTGGGCGATCGGCTTCGCCGCCGCGATCGGGCTGGTCGCCGGACTGGTGTTCTACTGGAATGGCGAGCCGGGCTGGGGGTTCTTCTCCGACTGGCGCAGCGCCAGCCTGGTGTTGGCGCTGGCGATCCTCGTGCCGCTGTTCCAGACTGCGCGGGACGAGGGTGCGGCGCGATTTCCCTATGTCGAGGTTCACGGCCACGCCTGGACGAACGTCGTCTTGTGGTGCGCGTGCTGGGCCTTCACGGGCGTCGTCTTCGCGCTGACGCTGTTGCTGGCCGCCTTGTTCGATCTGATCGGACTGCATTTCCTGCGCGACCTGCTGCGGCACTATTGGTTCGATGCCGCCTTGTTCGGCGCGGCGTTCGGCGGGGCGCTGGGCCTGTTCCGCGAGCGCGACCGGGTGGTGCGGCTGTTGCAGCGGGTGGTGACGGCGGTGCTGGGCGTGCTGGCGCCGGTGCTGGGGGTGGGGCTGCTGGTGTTCCTGGTCTCGCTTCCGTTCACCGGGCTCGGCACGCTGTGGGAAGCGACGCGGGCGACGACGCCGATCCTGCTGGGGTGCGTGATCGGCGCGCTGATCCTCGCCAATGCCGTGATCGGCAACGGCGCGGACGAGGAATTGCACAACCCGGTGTTGCGCTGGGGTGCGATGACGCTGGCGCTGGCGATTCTGCCCTTGGCGACAATCGCCGCGATCGCGACCGGGTTGCGCATCGGACAATATGGCCTGACGCCCGATCGGCTTTGGGCGCTGACCTTCGTGATTTTGGCCTGCGCTTACGGACTGGCCTATTTCGTGTCGCTCCTGCTCGGGCGAGCGCGTTGGGCGGACCGTGCACGCCCGGCCAATTTGCGTCTGGCCTTCGTCGTGGCGGGGCTGGCCTTGTTCCTCGCGACGCCGCTGCTGAGCTTCAACGCGCTATCGACCCGCGATCAGGTCGCGCGACTGGAGAGCGGGCGGATCGCGCCGGACAAGTTCGACTGGGCGGCACTGGCGTTCGATTTCGGCGATGCCGGCAAGCTCGCGCTCAAGCGGCTGACGGCATCGAGCAACGCGGCGATCAAGGCGCGGGCGGTGGCGGCCTCGACCAAGACCAATCGCTACGAACTCTTCGACGTCGGCGCGCAGATCAGAAGTGCGGACCAACTCACGAAACGGCTCCGCGTCTTGCCACGCGCGGTGCCGGTTCCGGAGGACCTGCGCAAACTGCTGACCGACTGGACTGCCTGCACGGCCAACGACAAGAACCGGTGCACTCTGCTGTATGCATCCGGCAGTGCGGAAGCGATCGCATTGCGCGACACCTGCATCGACGAATTGCGGTCGCAGGACGGCAAGGCCAAGGCTCCGGTCATCAGGATCGATCGCTGTGGTCCGGCGCACTTCATCCTGCGCGACGGCAAATGGCGCGAATTGCGCGATAACGAAAAGGCTCCGATCGACGAGGCCCAGATCGAGGCCCTCAAGGCGGCGCTGGCGGCGGGCAGGGTGGATGTGCGTCCGGTGACGGTGCGTCAGGTGTTCGTCGGCGGCGTTCCGGTGGGCGAACCGTTCGAATAG
- a CDS encoding DUF3089 domain-containing protein: MARKFLYAFACLIVLTVGAAFAYRLWGVEIIRWWAVPSARFEAQDPVAANAYADAKMWLAHPGRRDDAARWTPPGYKPVANAPAAVFYVHPTSFLGTAHWNAKLDDAESNARAELFLRGQATAFNASGAIWAPRYRQATFGAFLTDANAAKQALDLAYGDISAAFDQFVKEAGDRPIVLAGHSQGALHLTRLLREKIAGTPLAKRIVAAYVVGWPISRTTDLAALGLPECMSADQAGCILSWQSFAEPADPTMILEQYDKTAGFDGKPRNGTPMVCTNPLTGTANATAPAQANLGTLIPSAALDTAQVQPGAVPARCDPRGFLLIGEPPAMGNYVLPGNNYHVYDYSLFWTNVRADVARRLAAFGKRG; the protein is encoded by the coding sequence TTGGCCCGGAAGTTCCTCTATGCCTTTGCCTGTCTCATCGTGCTGACGGTCGGCGCCGCCTTCGCCTATCGGCTGTGGGGGGTGGAGATCATCCGCTGGTGGGCGGTGCCCTCGGCTCGATTCGAGGCGCAGGACCCGGTTGCGGCCAATGCCTATGCCGACGCCAAGATGTGGCTGGCCCATCCCGGCCGGCGCGACGATGCCGCGCGCTGGACGCCACCGGGCTATAAGCCGGTCGCGAATGCGCCGGCGGCGGTATTCTACGTCCACCCCACCTCGTTCCTCGGCACCGCGCACTGGAATGCGAAGCTCGACGATGCCGAAAGCAATGCCCGCGCCGAACTGTTCCTGCGGGGCCAGGCGACGGCCTTCAACGCCAGCGGCGCGATCTGGGCACCGCGCTACCGTCAGGCGACGTTCGGCGCGTTCCTGACCGACGCCAATGCCGCGAAACAGGCGCTGGACCTCGCATACGGAGACATTTCGGCGGCGTTCGACCAGTTCGTGAAGGAGGCCGGCGACCGCCCGATCGTCCTCGCGGGACATAGCCAGGGGGCGTTGCACCTCACCCGGCTGCTGCGCGAGAAGATCGCCGGCACGCCGTTGGCCAAGCGGATCGTCGCGGCGTATGTCGTCGGCTGGCCGATCTCGCGCACCACCGATCTGGCGGCGCTCGGCCTGCCGGAATGCATGAGCGCCGATCAGGCCGGCTGCATCCTGTCGTGGCAGAGCTTCGCCGAACCGGCCGACCCGACGATGATCCTCGAGCAATACGACAAGACGGCCGGTTTCGACGGAAAGCCGCGCAACGGCACGCCGATGGTCTGCACCAACCCGCTCACCGGCACCGCGAATGCCACCGCGCCGGCCCAGGCCAATCTCGGCACGCTGATCCCGTCGGCCGCGCTCGATACGGCCCAGGTTCAGCCTGGCGCCGTCCCGGCCCGTTGCGATCCGCGCGGCTTCCTGCTGATCGGCGAGCCGCCCGCAATGGGCAATTACGTGCTGCCGGGCAACAACTACCACGTCTACGACTACAGCCTGTTCTGGACGAACGTCCGCGCCGATGTCGCGCGGCGACTGGCGGCATTTGGGAAGCGCGGATGA
- the ruvX gene encoding Holliday junction resolvase RuvX encodes MITTDRLPFHAALPGAGRLIGLDVGTKTIGTALCDAGWSFASPAVLIRRTKFQKDKTALAQLIAEQRVVGIVVGLPLHLDGSESPRSQSTRAFARNLEDMALPILLWDERWSTQAVTRTLIEQDASRAKRAELVDKMAAAYILQGAIDALVAIA; translated from the coding sequence ATGATCACCACCGACCGTCTGCCCTTCCACGCCGCCCTGCCCGGCGCCGGCCGCCTGATCGGCCTCGACGTCGGTACCAAGACGATCGGCACCGCGCTGTGCGACGCCGGCTGGAGCTTCGCCTCGCCCGCCGTCCTGATCCGCCGCACCAAATTCCAGAAGGACAAGACCGCCCTCGCCCAGCTGATCGCCGAACAGCGCGTGGTCGGCATCGTCGTCGGCCTTCCCCTCCACCTCGACGGCAGCGAAAGCCCGCGCAGCCAGTCGACCCGCGCCTTCGCCCGCAATCTGGAGGACATGGCGCTGCCGATCCTGCTGTGGGACGAACGCTGGTCGACCCAGGCCGTCACCCGCACGCTGATCGAACAGGATGCCAGCCGCGCCAAACGCGCCGAACTGGTCGACAAGATGGCCGCCGCCTACATCCTGCAGGGCGCGATCGACGCGCTGGTGGCGATCGCCTGA
- a CDS encoding aspartate carbamoyltransferase catalytic subunit, which translates to MPASDHSPATLLPGSAVFPHRHLTGIAGLMPHEITFLLDEAEQWVEANRAKKRDKRLRGLTQINAFFENSTRTLLSFEIAGKRLRADVVNMHAAQSSVKKGETLIDTAMTLNAMRADVIVIRHGSSGAVRLIADKVDCPVLNAGDGAHEHPTQALLDALTIRRRRGSIHNQRVVICGDLLHSRVARSNILALTALAAEVRVCAPSTLMPAGIERMGVTPFTDFDAALEGADVVMMLRLQNERMAGGFVPSNREFHLRYGLTLKRLAKARPGALVMHPGPMNRGVEIDSAVADHVDQSAITEQVEMGVAVRMACLDVLTRRARGVKGWA; encoded by the coding sequence ATGCCAGCATCGGATCACAGCCCCGCGACGCTCCTGCCCGGCAGCGCCGTCTTCCCGCACCGGCATCTGACCGGCATCGCGGGATTGATGCCGCACGAGATCACCTTCCTGCTCGACGAGGCCGAGCAATGGGTCGAGGCCAACCGCGCCAAGAAGCGCGACAAGCGCCTGCGTGGCCTCACGCAGATCAACGCCTTCTTCGAGAATTCCACCCGCACGCTGCTGTCGTTCGAGATCGCCGGCAAGCGGCTGCGCGCCGACGTCGTCAACATGCACGCCGCCCAGTCGAGCGTGAAGAAGGGCGAGACGCTGATCGATACGGCGATGACGTTGAACGCGATGCGCGCCGACGTGATCGTCATCCGGCACGGATCGTCGGGCGCGGTGCGGCTGATCGCCGACAAGGTCGATTGCCCGGTGTTGAACGCTGGCGACGGCGCGCACGAACACCCCACGCAGGCCTTGCTCGACGCGCTGACGATCCGCCGCCGTCGCGGCAGCATCCACAATCAGCGCGTGGTGATCTGCGGCGATCTGCTGCACAGCCGCGTCGCGCGGTCGAACATTCTCGCGCTCACCGCGCTTGCCGCCGAGGTGCGGGTGTGCGCGCCCTCCACGCTGATGCCGGCCGGGATCGAGCGGATGGGCGTCACCCCATTCACCGATTTCGACGCCGCGCTGGAGGGTGCCGACGTGGTGATGATGCTGCGCCTGCAGAACGAGCGCATGGCCGGCGGCTTCGTCCCCTCCAACCGCGAATTCCACCTCCGCTACGGCCTGACCCTGAAGCGCCTCGCCAAGGCCCGGCCCGGCGCGCTGGTGATGCATCCCGGCCCGATGAACCGCGGCGTCGAGATCGACAGCGCCGTCGCCGATCATGTCGATCAATCCGCGATCACCGAACAGGTCGAAATGGGCGTCGCGGTGCGCATGGCTTGCCTCGACGTGCTGACCCGCCGCGCGCGTGGCGTGAAGGGCTGGGCATGA
- a CDS encoding dihydroorotase, giving the protein MIRDVALLNADLVCPTGGSSTGGVLVLDGVIAATGVFELPDGVATIDCKGKTLAPAIVDLGVFTIDIPAFHAGGVVRVGLMPDQTPVLDEPGVVQRAALIGRPGLWIHPIAAATRALAGKDLAEMAMNAAAGAKAVGTGERWIADSGVMRKVLAYAGDLGLTVIAQAEDAGILGNAVATAGETATRMGLPSAPALAEPLAIARDLMLAEETGAKLHFRQVTTAAGFDLIRAAKRRGVHVTCGITPAHLLLSDIAMTDFRTFSHVSPPLRDESDRQACLAALADGTIDVLCSGHDPRGPEEKRLPFADSANGMAGAGTLLALSLGMVRDGLITVERLVTMLSATPARIMGLETGTLAVGMPADLMLFDAGAPWLIDGDKMVALAGNTPFDGLPVQGKVLRLWKGGTALI; this is encoded by the coding sequence ATGATCCGCGACGTCGCCCTGCTCAACGCCGATCTCGTATGCCCCACCGGCGGGAGCAGCACGGGCGGCGTGCTCGTGCTCGACGGAGTCATCGCCGCGACCGGCGTGTTCGAACTGCCCGACGGCGTCGCGACGATCGACTGCAAGGGCAAGACGCTCGCCCCCGCGATCGTCGATCTCGGCGTATTCACGATCGACATTCCCGCCTTCCACGCCGGCGGCGTCGTCCGCGTCGGGCTGATGCCGGATCAGACGCCGGTGCTCGACGAACCGGGCGTGGTGCAGCGCGCGGCGCTGATCGGCCGGCCGGGCCTGTGGATCCACCCGATCGCGGCGGCGACCCGTGCGCTGGCCGGCAAGGATCTGGCCGAAATGGCGATGAACGCGGCGGCGGGCGCGAAGGCGGTCGGCACTGGCGAACGCTGGATCGCGGACTCGGGCGTGATGCGCAAGGTGCTGGCCTATGCCGGCGATCTCGGGCTCACCGTGATCGCGCAGGCCGAAGATGCCGGCATCCTGGGCAATGCCGTCGCGACGGCGGGCGAGACGGCGACCCGGATGGGCCTGCCCTCCGCCCCCGCCCTCGCCGAGCCGCTGGCCATCGCGCGCGACCTGATGCTGGCCGAGGAGACGGGCGCGAAGCTGCATTTCCGCCAGGTGACCACGGCCGCCGGTTTCGACCTGATCCGCGCGGCCAAAAGGCGTGGCGTCCACGTCACCTGCGGCATCACGCCGGCGCATCTGTTGCTGTCGGACATCGCGATGACCGACTTCCGCACCTTCTCGCATGTGTCGCCGCCGCTGCGCGACGAAAGCGATCGTCAGGCGTGCCTCGCCGCCCTGGCCGACGGAACGATCGATGTGCTGTGTTCGGGCCACGACCCGCGCGGGCCGGAGGAGAAGCGCCTGCCGTTCGCGGATTCGGCCAATGGCATGGCCGGCGCGGGGACTCTGCTCGCGCTTTCGCTGGGTATGGTCCGCGATGGCCTGATCACCGTGGAACGGCTGGTGACGATGCTGTCGGCCACGCCGGCGCGCATCATGGGTCTCGAAACCGGCACGCTGGCAGTGGGCATGCCCGCCGATCTGATGCTGTTCGATGCCGGTGCGCCGTGGCTGATCGACGGCGACAAGATGGTCGCGTTGGCCGGCAACACGC